The stretch of DNA CTGATCCCTCCTTTGTCTACTAATATGACTATTTTACAAAAAACAGCATCATTTGTATATGTATCCAACCCCGTACGATTGTTGCATCATTTAAAACGTTATCCATAAATACGATAGTCCACTCGGATCGACATCAGCGTCTCACCGATATTGTCATTATGGTACTCGTGCACTTTTATCAAATTTCATCCTCAATATCAATAGTTCAACGCAATCCGTACGTATGGTTGTCAATCATCAAAAGTCCAAATTTCGTTTAATCTCTCCACTTTAAACGCAAAAATAGTGGATGTCTATCCCATATCGAAAAGGCTTCACCATTATTTCGATATATCAACATCCACGTCATTCGCTATTCGTTTACACAACATAAAAAAGCGCGCACCCCATCCCTATTGAGTTCACGCTTTGTCGTCAATATTTAATTGGATGGGGCACTCTGAGCTAGACAATATTTGTATGTGGCAAACATTATCGTTGCACTCATTTGCTTTCATGTAGTAGTGTGTATTAATTATACTAATTCGATAATCACTTTTAATGCACCGTCACCATGACGTGGCGCAACTTTAAGAATACGAGTGTAACCACCTTGACGTTCTTGATAACGTTCAGCAATTTCACCGAATAATTTTTGAAGTGCTGTTTGTGTTGTTTCATCTTCATTTAAAATTTCAACATTACGTAATGTTTTAGCTGCATTACGACGAGAAGCTAAGTCACCTTTTTTACCTAAAGTGATTAATTTTTCAACTACACTACGAAGTTCTTTCGCACGTGCTTCAGTCGTTTCAATGCGTTCGCTTACGATTAATGCTGTTGCTAAATCACGTAACATTGCTTTACGTTGATCTGAAGTACGACCTAATTTTCTGTAACCCATGAGTTAACCTCCTTTATCAATCTTCTTTTCTTAGACCTAATCCTAAGTCTTCTAATTTGTATTTTACTTCTTCAAGAGACTTACGACCTAAGTTACGAACTTTCATCATATCAGCCTCTGATTTGTCAGCGAGTTCTTGCACTGAGTTAATACCCGCACGTTTAAGACAGTTGTAAGAACGTACAGATAAGTCTAATTCTTCAATAGACATTTCTAATACTTTTTCTTTTTGATCTTCTTCTTTTTCAATCATGATTTCTGCATTTTGTGCTTCATCAGTGAGACTCACAAATATGTTTAAATGCTCAGTCATAATTTTTGCAGCTAAAGATACTGACTCTTGTGGTGTAATAGAACCATCTGTCCATACATCTAATGTTAATTTATCAAAGTCAGAACTTTGTCCCACACGTGTGTTTTCAACTGTATAGTTCACGCGCTCTACTGGAGAGTACAATGAATCAACTGGAATCACACCAATTGGAAGATCACTTGAGTTGTTTTGATCAGCTAATGCATACCCACGTCCTGTATTCGCAACTAAACGTAACTTCAGGTGACCGCCTTTAGATACTGTTGCAATTTTAAGATCCGGGTTCAAAATTTCAACATCACTGTCATGCATAATGTCTTTCGCAGTGACTTCGCCTTCTTCTTTAATATCGATTTCTAGTGTTTTGTCTTCTTCTGAATATATTTTAAGTGCTAACTTTTTAATATTCATTACAATTGTAGACACATCTTCAACGACATGGTCGATTGCTGAGAATTCGTGCAACACACCTTCAATTTCGATATATTTCACAGCCGCACCTGGTAATGATGATAGTAGGATACGACGTAAGGAGTTTCCTAGTGTAGTACCATAACCACGCTCAAGTGGTTCAACAACGAACTTACCGAATTTAGCATCATCACTAACTTCAATTGTCTCAATTCTAGGTTTCTCAATTTCAATCATTTACATATCCTCCTTAAGTACGTCGACTTGCATAAACTATAAATTCAAGTGATTTGTGACAAA from Staphylococcus lutrae encodes:
- a CDS encoding DNA-directed RNA polymerase subunit alpha, giving the protein MIEIEKPRIETIEVSDDAKFGKFVVEPLERGYGTTLGNSLRRILLSSLPGAAVKYIEIEGVLHEFSAIDHVVEDVSTIVMNIKKLALKIYSEEDKTLEIDIKEEGEVTAKDIMHDSDVEILNPDLKIATVSKGGHLKLRLVANTGRGYALADQNNSSDLPIGVIPVDSLYSPVERVNYTVENTRVGQSSDFDKLTLDVWTDGSITPQESVSLAAKIMTEHLNIFVSLTDEAQNAEIMIEKEEDQKEKVLEMSIEELDLSVRSYNCLKRAGINSVQELADKSEADMMKVRNLGRKSLEEVKYKLEDLGLGLRKED
- the rplQ gene encoding 50S ribosomal protein L17, whose translation is MGYRKLGRTSDQRKAMLRDLATALIVSERIETTEARAKELRSVVEKLITLGKKGDLASRRNAAKTLRNVEILNEDETTQTALQKLFGEIAERYQERQGGYTRILKVAPRHGDGALKVIIELV